In one window of Vanrija pseudolonga chromosome 5, complete sequence DNA:
- the MAL31_5 gene encoding Maltose permease MAL31, which translates to MAPTTTNNTHDQLEVHNEATGMDPYLVAQAKAAHERDMELGFRKALKNFGPGIFFSMMLSVALIMEGFDVAINGSYWGQSWFLKRFGTLQPDGKYVVSASWQAACGNASGVGSLIGLMANGYSQYHWGSKPTYLVAMVGMAAAIFLPVFATNVKVLFAGNFACGLFWGVFQTLTTAYASEIAPTALRAHMTSFVNICWACGLFIGSGVVRGTLHIDSYMSYRLPFMLQWIWPVPLFVCACFAPESPWFLVRKGKEEKARRAIRRTARKGYFSEADLDAEVALIRHTLEIEKNETKQQGLLNCFRGSNLRRTEITCLTYAIQTWCGQPMTGLATQILTRAGMNEDNAFNINMGMFGMLFIGTVLVWGGMGKWGRRRIYLIGQVAVALCLLGMGILGSVKQTPNVLYGIGAFMMLLNLVFACSLGPLCYAIVGELPGAEVRGPTIALARATYGISGVITGQLNPRMITEWGWNVKVAYFYLGTCIIGLVYTYFRLPETQHRSFGELDVLFNNRVPARKFRTTKVDQFYEHGGSNTPTDEKDFDKEAVSHVERV; encoded by the exons ATGGCACCTACGACCACCAACAACACGCACGACCAACTCGAAGTCCACAATGAGGCGACGGGCATGGACCCctacctcgtcgcgcaggccaaggcggcaCACGAGCGCGACATGGAGCTCGGGTTCCGCAAGGCCCTCAAGAACTTTGGCCCGGGTATCTTCTTCTCCATGATGCTGTCGGTCGCGCTCATCATGGAGGGCTTCGACGTCGCCATCAACGGCTCGTACTGGGGCCAGTCTTGGTTCCTCAAGCGCTTCGGCACCCTCCAGCCCGACGGCAAGTAcgtcgtctcggcgtcgtggcaGGCGGCGTGTGGCAACGCCTCGGGCGTCGGATCCCTCATCGGCCTCATGGCCAACGGGTACTCGCAGTACCACTGGGGCTCCAAGCCGACGTACCTCGTCGCCATGGTCGGCATGGCCGCGGCCATCTTCCTTCCCGTCTTCGCTACGAACGTCAAGGTGCTGTTCGCCGGCAACTTT GCTTGCGGCCTCTTCTGGGGTGTTTTCCAGACCCTCACAACCGCCTACGCCTCCGAGATCGCCCCAACTGCTCTCCGCGCCCACATGACATCCTTCGTGAACATTTGCTGGGCTTGCGGTTTATTCATTGGATCGGGTGTTGTCCGCGGCACGCTACACATCGACTCGTACATGTCCTACCGCCTCCCATTCATGCTCCAGTGGATTTGGCCCGTTCCCCTCTTCGTCTGCGCATGCTTTgcgcccgagtcgccctGGTTCCTCGTCCGCAAGGGTAAGGAAGAGAAGGCGCGCCGTGCGATCCGCCGTACCGCTCGCAAGGGATACTtctccgaggccgacctcgacgccgaggtcgcccttATCCGCCACACCCTCGAGATTGAGAAGAACGAGACCAAGCAGCAGGGCCTGCTCAACTGCTTCCGCGGCTCCAACCTCCGCCGCACCGAGATCACCTGCTTGA cctACGCCATTCAGACGTGGTGCGGCCAGCCCATGACCGGCCTTGCGACGCAGATCCTGACCCGCGCCGGTATGAACGAGGACAACGCCTTCAACATCAACATGGGCATGTTTGGT ATGCTCTTCATCGGCACTGTTCTCGTCTGGGGCGGCATGGGCAAGTGGGGCCGCCGCAGGATCTACCTCATCGGCCAGGTCGCTGTGGCCCTCtgcctcctcggcatgggcATCCTCGGATCGGTCAAGCAGACGCCCAACGTGCTCTACGGCATCGGCGCATTCATGATGCTCCTCAACCTTGTGTTTGCGTGTTCCCTCGGCCCGCTCTGCTACGCCattgtcggcgagctcccCGGTGCCGAGGTGCGTGGACCCACCATTGCCCTCGCACGCGCCACATACGGTATCTCGGGCGTCATCACGGGACAGCTCAACCCGCGCATGATCACCGAGTGGGGATGGAACGTCAAGGTCGCCTACTTCTACCTCGGCACATGCATCATCGGCCTCGTGTACACCTACTTCCGCCTGCCCGAGACCCAGCACCGCTCGTTCGgtgagctcgacgtgctctTCAACAACCGTGTGCCGGCTCGCAAGTTCAGGACGACAAAGGTCGACCAGTTCTACGAGCACGGCGGGTCGAACACTCCCACCGATGAGAAGGACTTTGATAAGGAGGCCGTGTCGCATGTGGAGAGGGTGTAA
- the FMP52 gene encoding Protein FMP52, mitochondrial: protein MTSIILTGATGTAGSAVLHTALASPLISHVTVLARRPPAITHDKLETIILPSDEYPKGFDAIPDSLVEQLRKRGSSAVVWALGVSQRDVDKETYVKITYDYTVEAARAFQSLGTPDKPFRFVFVSGMGADQTEKSYPIFAKIKGRAEKWLVEHETESFKAVNLRPGGIVPTAEHAKNVPFVQKAMISAAGWLLPSRMIQSTDLAKAAVELAAGNGWEARDKAEHWIDNTALNRLAKAYDEQIAH from the exons ATGACCTCAATCATCCTAACCGGCGCAACGGGCACCGCAGGCTCCGCGGTGCTCCACAcggccctcgcctcgcccctaATCTCGCATGTGacggtgctcgcgcgccgccccccggCCATCACgcacgacaagctcgagacGATTATTTTGCCCAGCGACGAGTACCCCAAGGGGTTTGACGCGATCCCCGACTCgcttgtcgagcagctgcgcaaGCGCGGGAGCTCGGCGGTCGTttgggcgctgggcgtgaGCCAGCGGGATGTGGACAAGGAGACTTATGTCAA GATCACCTACGACTACACTGTCGAAGCAGCCCGCGCGTTCCAATCCCTCGGCACGCCCGACAAGCCGTTCCGCTTCGTCTTCGTAAGCGGCATGGGCGCGGACCAGACGGAAAAGTCGTACCCGATCTTCGCGAAGATCAAGGGACGCGCGGAGAAGTGGCTCGTGGAGCACGAGACGGAGAGCTTCAAGGCCGTCAACCTGCGTCCTGGCGGCATCGTGCCCACGGCCGAACACGCCAAGAACGTGCCGTTCGTCCAGAAGGCGATGATCAGCGCTGCTGGGTGGCTGCTTCCCTCGCGCATGATCCAGAGCACGGACCTTGCGAAggcggcggtcgagctcgcggccggtAACGGCTGGGAGGCgcgcgacaaggccgagcacTGGATCGATAACACCGCGCTTAAccgcctcgccaaggcgtACGACGAGCAGATTGCGCACTGA
- the ADE2 gene encoding Phosphoribosylaminoimidazole carboxylase: MGPRKTVGILGGGQLGRMLTHPAALLNIPLLILDKGEYTPAKQTLLAPTSLAHPDGPFTSEPHIRELAAACDVLTVEIEHVNADVLEAVEKEGLCEVQPSPATIRLIQDKYLQKKYLAERGIPVAPFAVVEQSTEANVKAVAGELGLPVMLKARTLAYDGRGNSPLKSTDSAAIAKSLEFLGDRPLYAEGWVPFVKEVAVMVVRNKEGEVRSYDAVETIHRDSILRVCLAPLRSGTAPGAEVDTGVNDKARQLAEKAVATLDGAGIFGVEMFLLEDGSLLLNEIAPRPHNSGHHTIEACHVSQFENHLRAILSLPLGDTSLRVPSAAMVNVLGVSGSMEPIDDIATKALSVPGASVHLYGKAESRAARKMGHITVTGGSDADVRAKVRTLLGHQPDLDAKFIDEVAPAPVKGHSHRQPLVGIIMGSDSDLPVMLPATKILDKFGVPYELTITSAHRTPDRMVTYARSAASRGLRAVIAGAGGAAHLPGMVASETSVPVIGVPVKASVLDGVDSLYSILQMPRGIPVATVGINNSTNAALLAIRILGTSVPLFQKDTEAYAKALEEEVIGKAGNLEELGWDKYVTDVLKK, from the exons ATGGGTCCTAGGAAGACGGTGGGAATCTTGG gcggcggccagctcggccgcatGCTCACGCACCCCGCTGCGCTGCTCAACATCCCGCTCCTGATcctcgacaagggcgagTACACGCCGGCCAAGCagacgctgctggcgccaACGTCGCTCGCGCACCCCGACGGGCCGTTCACGTCCGAGCCGCACAtccgcgagctggccgccgcgtgTGACGTGCTCACCGTCGAGATTGAGCACGTcaacgccgacgtgctcgaggccgtcgagaaggagggccTGTGCGAGGTCCAgccgtcgcccgcgaccATCAGGCTCATCCAGGACAAGTACCTCCAGAAGaagtacctcgccgagcggggcatccccgtcgcgccgtttgccgtcgtcgagcagagcaccgaggccaacgtcaaggccgtcgcTGGCGAGCTTGGTCTTCCCGTCATGCTCAAGGCGCGCACGCTGGCGtacgacggccgcggcaacTCGCCCCTCAAgtcgaccgactcggcggcgatcGCCAAGAGCCTCGAGTTCCTCGGCGACCGCCCGCTCTACGCCGAGGGATGGGTCCCCTTTGTCAAGGAGGTCGCTGTCATGGTCGTGCGTaacaaggagggcgaggtgcgctcgtacgacgccgtcgagacgATCCACCGCGACTCGATCCTCCGTGTCTGtctcgctccgctccgcaGCGGTACCGCCCctggtgccgaggtcgacaccgGCGTCAACGACAAGGCGaggcagctcgccgagaaggccgttGCTACGCTCGACGGTGCCGGTATCTTTGGCGTCGAGATGTTCCTCCTCGAGGATG gctcgctcctcctcaacgagattgctcctcgccctcacaACTCGGGCCACCACACCATCGAGGCGTGCCACGTCTCGCAGTTCGAGAACCACCTCCGTGCCATCCTCTCCCTTCCTCTCGGTGACACCTCCCTCCGTGtcccctccgccgccatggtcaacgtgctcggcgtgagcggcTCGATGGAGCCCATCGACGACATTGCTACCAAAGCTCTGTCTGTCCCTGGCGCTAGCGTCCACCTGTATGGCAaggccgagtcgcgcgccgctcgcaaGATGGGCCACATTACCGTCACGGGcggctcggacgccgacgtgcgcgccaAGGTCCGCACCCTGCTCGGCCACCagcccgacctcgacgccaagtttatcgacgaggtcgcccccgcgcccgtcAAGGGCCACTCGCACCGCCAGCCCCTTGTCGGCATCATCATGGGCTCGGACTCTGACCTGCCCGTCATGCTCCCCGCCACCAAGATCCTCGACAAGTTTGGCGTCCCCTACGAGCTGACGATCACGTCGGCCCACCGCACCCCCGACCGCATGGTCACGTATGCGCGCTCGGCTGCCTCGcgcggcctgcgcgccgtcatcgccggtgccggcggcgccgcccacctcCCCGGCATGGTCGCGTCCGAGACGTCGGTGCCCGTCATCGGCGTGCCCGTCAAGGCGTcggtgctcgacggcgtcgactcgcTCTACTCGATCCTCCAGATGCCCCGCGGCATCCCCGTCGCCACGGTCGGCATCAACAACTCGACCAACGCGGCGCTGCTTGCCATCCGTATCCTCGGCACCAGCGTGCCCCTGTTCCAGAAGGACACGGAGGCGTACGCCAAggccctcgaggaggaggtcatTGGCAAGGCTGGCaacctcgaggagctgggctgGGACAAGTATGTCACCGACGTGTTGAAAAAGTAG
- the gluP_2 gene encoding Glucose/galactose transporter yields MAWIEPPTTVSQRPAIFFASTLLALCGLARGMFDVAAQHLASLSQADVLNAAFYAPFVLALVFGFVSSTPKRTAYAGLAFMTLGSGLLIVAAVVKSFSMACGFAAITSVGIAALELSANSLIATAPRPAANLALVNGVGSAARVLGSVVASKGVFVRGAFSATNAGYVAMGMAVLSLLLCIPVWGISLPPPKDDNEASDSSPNKWLPLVAFPVGFLALGAQASLRTHTTQFLAQSTGSVTSLPAYSAYDLALGASAIAAAATLAAWTYLRKMDACAALAMQAFVAAVFAVLIAVIKRTGGIVCLYLLYTAQGACFPLFFAVATAGVRNKSVAGGIVVASTSGGAVLPLLQRLLGAATTISKSFPLLVVGFIPLSLYAFVMWIQESKRTGGEMVAWHDEWNERPSTTAHQPEWQTLDVELVSRETTRA; encoded by the exons ATGGCGTGGATAGAACCACCAACGACAGTATCGCAGCGCCCGGCGATCTTCTTCGCGAgcacgctgctcgcgcttTGCGGCCTCGCGAGGGGGATGTTCGACGTCGCTGCACAGCACTTGGCGAGTTTGTCGCAGGCCGACGTCCTCAATGCTGCCTTCTATGCGCCATTTGTCCTCGCTTTGGTGTTCGGCTTCGTGTCATCGACTCCCAAGAGGACAGCGTATGCCGGGCTGGCGTTCATGACCCTCGGCTCTGGGCTGCTcatcgtcgcggcggtcgtcaAGAGCTTCAGTATG GCATGCGGGTTCGCGGCGATCACCTCAGTGGGCATCGCAGCGCTCGAACTATCCGCCAACTCTCTCATCGCAACTGCGCCACGACCCgccgccaacctcgccctcgtcaacGGCGTCGGGTCCGCCGCGCGTGTCTTGGGCTCCGTCGTGGCGAGCAAGGGCGTGTTCGTGCGCGGCGCCTTCTCGGCCACGAACGCAGGCTACGTAGCCATGGGAATGGCGGTGCTCTCTCTTCTCTTGTGTATTCCCGTGTGGGGAATCTCACTGCCCCCTCCGAAAGACGACAATGAGGCGAGCGACAGCAGCCCGAACAAGTGGCtgcccctcgtcgccttcccGGTCGGCTTTCTTGCCCTCGGTGCCCAAGCATCCCTCCGGACACACACAACCCAGTTCCTCGCCCAGTCAACGGGCAGCGTCACCTCGCTCCCGGCGTACAGTGCCtacgacctcgccctcggcgccagcgcgatcgccgccgccgccacgttGGCAGCGTGGACATACTTGCGCAAGATGGACGCATGTGCCGCGCTGGCGATGCAGGCGTTCGTGGCCGCCGTGTTCGCTGTCCTGATTGCGGTCATCAAGCGGACAGGCGGAATCGTGTGCCTCTACCTTCTTTACACTGCTCAAGGTGCATGCTTCCCGCTGTTCTTTGCCGTCGCGACTGCTGGTGTGAGGAACAAGTCGGTCGCCGGTGGAATCGTCGTGGCGAGCACAAGTGGTGGAGCGgtgctccccctcctccaacGGCTCCTGGGCGCAGCCACCACCATTTCCAAGTCCTTCCCGCTGCTTGTT GTCGGTTTTATCCCCCTCTCACTGTATGCTTTCGTCATGTGGATTCAGGAGTCAAAACGGACCGGCGGGGAGATGGTGGCGTGGCACGACGAGTGGAACGAG CGTCCGAGCACGACCGCCCATCAGCCAGAGTGGCAGACGTTGGACGTAGAGCTAGTGTCGAGAGAGACGACCCGGGCGTAG
- the creB gene encoding Ubiquitin carboxyl-terminal hydrolase creB produces MDSWRRITRSVGGGPTTGTNAGPNGKAKEPDANGRATDSPSGKERALDEALWGLENFGNTCYCNSILQALYASQPFRAFVESYPDVGKPYNEFGGAIAHGPIVPSPSPSEAKPNPLESVVTSPAKEKRGGLLGLGGKKQAPPPVPKVPVAPASNQPPPQPIILPPDPNFPNDFTLFQTIQALFHHLSSSAPHHPADPKPAVYPPGVTPPAAPVTSGMVGAPAASGQPGQPGQPQGPSLLASLPPPSTPRGGGPYKAGTLGRGVVRPEDVLRTVRNKHSMFGGQTQQDAHEFLGFILNQLDEEVQQIDAALKVKGEEVSDIKEMGKSFIHSLFHGVLVNETRCLNCETTSTREESFLDLSIDIEQHSSLTACLRQFSHSEMLCSTNKFYCETCCGLVEAERRMRIKSLPNILGLHLKRFRQDDMGRLHKLFYRVTFPLQLRVPCTTEDTDDGERLYELFSVVVHIGNGPTHGHYVTAVRSENNKWVMCDDENIEPIEVDDLANYFGDSITGAGYVLFYQAVNLDLQKLGLKKAPPVRILPPALRANAIEILDDSAAGKVSSDSDPQRFATPDIASVGTVSSEALSSVGATPQAAPPIVPVKAAETNGPATPAVPSRQPSVLRTPGIATANVASPSASATSTPVQEKSKWYSLKRRESVQSSGSAASTPAARRDPDAAPVKGTLQRQPTANTVNTVSTASTSQGHLDHPDALHNRALDAAVDLSSSMVSTASGTSSSGLSSGALAVPGAGLGRSAAERPPRAASHTVQTPTPPAPSPTSTRPSRAASTTAATGSGANAGGNNGYAGGSGLGRKLSGAIGVGKLGRSTSSTFKMGFGRKKVEEEQS; encoded by the exons ATGGACAGCTGGCGCCGCATCACCCGctccgtcggcggcgggccgacGACCGGCACAAACGCCGGCCCCAacggcaaggccaaggagcccGATGCCAACGGCCGCGCGACTGACAGCCCGAgcggcaaggagcgcgcgctcgacgaggcgctgtgGGGCCTCGAGAAT TTCGGCAACACTTGCTACTGCAACTCGATCCTGCAGGCCCTCTACGCCTCGCAGCCCTTTCGTGCATTTGTCGAGTCGTACCCCGACGTCGGCAAGCCGTACAACGAGTTTGGCGGCGCGATCGCCCACGGGCCCAtcgtgccgtcgccgtcgccgagcgaaGCCAAGCCCAACCCCCTCGAGTCGGtcgtcacctcgcccgcaAAGGAGAAACGCGGTGGCCTCCTGGGCCTTGGTGGCAAGAAGCAGGCCCCCCCTCCGGTCCCCAAGGTCCCAGTTGCGCCTGCCTCGAACCAGCCCCCTCCTCAGCCCATCATCCTGCCCCCCGACCCAAACTTCCCCAACGACTTTACGCTGTTCCAGACGATCCAGGCACTGTTCCACCAcctgtcgagctcggcaccgcACCACCCCGCGGACCCCAAGCCGGCAGTGTACCCGCCAGGCGTCACCCCGCCCGCGGCACCTGTCACCTCTGGCatggtcggcgcgccggcggcttcGGGGCAACCTGGGCAGCCCGGGCAGCCCCAGGGCCCgtcgctcctcgcctcgctcccgccgccTTCGACaccacgcggcggcggaccgTACAAGGCGGGAACGCTCGGCCGTGGTGTTGTCCGCCCCGAAGACGTGCTCCGAACGGTGCGCAACAAGCACTCAATGTTCGGAGGCCAGACGCAGCAGGATGCCCACGAGTTCCTAGGCTTTATCCTCAACCAGCTTGACGAAGAGGTGCAGCAGattgacgccgcgctcaaggtCAAGGGAGAGGAAGTGAGCGACATCAAGGAGATGGGCAAGAGCTTTATCCACTCGCTGTTCCACGGCGTGTTGGTCAATGAGACGAGGTGCCTCAACTGCGAGACTACGTCGACCAGGGAAGAGTCATTCCTCGACCTGTCGATTGATATCGAGCAGCACTCGAGTCTGACGGCGTGTTTGCGCCAGTTTAGCCACAGCGAGATGCTGTGCTCGACCAACAAGTTCTACTGCGAGACGTGCTGCGGACTGGTCGAGGCGGAGAGAAG GATGCGCATCAAGTCTCTGCCAAACATTCTTGGCCTGCACCTGAAGCGCTTCAGGCAGGACGACATGGGACGCCTGCACAAGCTCTTCTACCGCGTCACCTTCCCTCTGCAGCTCAGAGTGCCCTGCACCAccgaggacacggacgatggcgagcgccTCTACGAGCTCTTCTCGGTCGTAGTTCACATCGGCAACGGCCCCACCCACGGCCACTACGTCACTGCTGTTCGCTCCGAGAACAACAAATGGGTCAtgtgcgacgacgagaacatTGAGCCtatcgaggtcgacgacttGGCAAACTACTTTGGCGACAGCATTACTGGCGCCGGGTACGTTCTGTTCTACCAAGCTGTCAACCTCGACTTGCAGAAGCTAGGCCTCAAGAAGGCGCCCCCTGTCCGCATCCTGCCACCAGCTCTGCGCGCCAACGCTATCGAGATtctcgacgactcggcggcgggcaaggtgtcgagcgacagcgacccTCAGCGCTTCGCGACGCCTGACATTGCATCGGTTGGCACCGTCTCGTCCGAGGCGCTGTCGTCGGTGGGCGCCACGCCGCAGGCCGCCCCGCCCATTGTCCCCGTCAAAGCAGCAGAGACGAACGGTCCCGCCACCCCTGCTGtgcccagccgccagcccagcGTGCTCCGCACCCCTGGCATCGCTACGGCCAACGTTGCTTCCCCATCGGCATCGGCTACATCCACCCCGGTGCAGGAAAAATCGAAGTGGTACTCGCTCAAGCGCAGAGAATCTGTCCAGTCATCGGGATCCGCGGCATCGACTCctgccgcccggcgcgaTCCCGATGCCGCTCCGGTCAAGGGCACTCTGCAGCGTCAGCCGACGGCCAACACTGTCAACACTgtcagcacggcgtcgacgtcacagggccacctcgaccaccccGACGCGCTGCACAACCGGGCGCTTGATGCCGCCGTTGACCTGTCGAGTTCGATGGTTTCGACCGCGTCGGGTACGTCGTCGTCAGGACTCTCAAGCGGAGCCCTTGCCGTCCCTGGCGCCGGTTTGGGACGAAGCGCCGCCGAAAGGCCACCACGAGCGGCATCGCACACTGTGCAGACTCCCACGCCACCTGCGCCGAGCCCCACCTCCACGCGTCCATCCAGAGCAGCGTCCACCACAGCGGCGACTGGTAGCGGCGCCAatgccggcggcaacaaTGGCTACGCCGGCGGCTCTGGCCTCGGGCGCAAGCTCAGCGGTGCTATTGGTGTCGGCAAGCTAGGacggagcacgagcagcacaTTCAAGATGGGCTTTGGGAGGAAGaaggttgaggaggagcagtcgtag
- the TVP38_4 gene encoding Golgi apparatus membrane protein TVP38 produces MGTLHRSPTRPPLRIPAAPRGGKFEPWMDEVTIPYYTDLEVRAIVEGDDEMRAIYDDGVITWRKLVTWRWWAQWWKYYLVAAPVLAVVILLILYKDTVVQAVEPYREDIKNFPASWAIAVLISAVVHIPPLLGADIILILLGAIWGLWGLALGAAGVLLGEAMGFFLYKYMLGQKALRVARTNVFLACTLLTVAPPPPPAGYSYNAYGKPRSRCAVCWTDQGLWVTTVIRLTVLPSHYTTPILAAGGMGFLKFNLTVVLSIPFQFAEVLAGYQLTHKDIGIVASAVTYATYVSTGLATTWGLYFVYSKLIGHRKRAIVEQAAFWFAVDEQRWRRDHPNALGLGFISSAPESRDPPPRPPRPSEHHKSLSEGFSSEETYAETYPYNHDYHRKSSESAFEHDKPLQPRQYDY; encoded by the exons ATGGGCACGCTCCACCGATCTccgacccgcccgccgctgagGATACCTGCTGCCCCGCGCGGCGGAAAGTTCGAGCCATGGATGGACGAGGTCACGATCCCGTATTATACCGACCTGGAGGTACGCGCgatcgtcgagggcgacgacgagatgcgGGCAAtctacgacgacggcgtcatcACCTGGCGCAAGCTCGTCACATGGCGCTGGTGGGCCCAATGGTGGAAGTACTACCTGGTCGCGGCAcccgtcctcgccgttgtCATTCTTCTCATCCTGTACAAGGACACT GTAGTCCAGGCCGTCGAACCGTACCGCGAGGACATCAAAAACTTCCCTGCGAGCTGGGCCATTGCAGTGCTCATCTCCGCAGTTGTTCACATCCCGCCACTACTTGGCGCAG ACATCATCCTGATCCTCCTTGGTGCCATTTGGGGGCTATGGGGATtggcgcttggcgcggcCGGTGTCCTCCTGGGTGAGGCAATGGGCTTCTT CCTGTACAAGTACATGCTCGGACAGAAGGCCTTGAGGGTAGCGCGTACCAATGTTTTCCTCGCGTGCACGCTCTTGACCGTtgccccgccaccaccgcctgcGGGGTACTCGTACAACGCTTACGGGAAACCACGGTCCCGGTGTGCAGTGTGCTGGACCGACCAGGGGCTATGGGTCACTACTGTTATTCGCTTGACAGTGCTTCCGTCGCACTACACTACT CCTATCCTAGCAGCGGGTGGTATGGGT TTCCTCAAGTTCAACCTCACAGTCGTGCTCTCGATTCCGTTCCAG TTTGCAGAGGTCCTCG ccGGAT ACCAACTAACACACAAGGATATCGGCATtgtcgccagcgccgtgaCCTATGCAAC CTACGTCTCAACGGGCCTAGCCACCACGTGGGGCCTGTACTTTGTCTACTCGAAACTCATCGGCCACCGCAAGCGCGCgatcgtcgagcaggcggcctTTTGGTTCGCTGTCGACGAACAGCGCTGGCGACGAGACCACCCTAATGCGCTCGGGCTGGGGTTCATCTCCTCAGCACCTGAGAGCCGGGACCCGCCTCCTAGGCCACCCCGCCCTTCCGAGCACCACAAGAGCCTCAGCGAGGGGTTTAGCAGTGAAGAGACGTATGCCGAGACGTACCCCTACAACCACGACTACCATCGAAAGAGCTCGGAGAGCGCATTTGAACACGACAAGCCATTACAGCCACGACAGTACGACTACTAG
- the coq10-1 gene encoding Coenzyme Q-binding protein COQ10, mitochondrial → MRPTTALTRAARAATTSVRVTSAALRPTLNLAASRPSPTFPAAVPAAATRAFFSLPDITKLAGLVPGAPEKSADAEEQRFSARKIMPYSPAQLYELVSDVGAYSAFIPFCTSSTVLNASGGPASGWKPGREPFSVEAELAVGFGGLQERYVSKVVGEPFVRVSATASERTPMFKNLETTWSFKPTTPAAPGQEASGPTLLSIDLVFVFANPLHRIASQAVLPKVAEKMVEAFEDRCVEVFGR, encoded by the exons ATGCGCCCAACAACAGCATTAACaagagcagcgcgcgcagcgacgacaagcgTGCGCGTCACGAGCGCAGCGCTGCGGCCGAccctcaacctcgccgcgtcgcgaCCGTCCCCGAccttccccgccgccgtcccaGCCGCTGCGACCCGCGCGTTCTTCTCCCTGCCCGACATCACCAAGCTCGCAGGCCTcgtgcccggcgcgccggagAAGAGCGCCGACGCAGAGGAGCAGCGCTTCAGCGCGCGCAAGATCATGCC CTACTCCCCCGCGCAGCTGTACGAGCTCGTCTCGGACGTGGGCGCCTACTCGGCCTTCATCCCCttctgcacctcgtcgacggtgcTCAACGCGTCCGGCGGCCCCGCGAGCGGGTGGAAGCCTGGCCGCGAGCCGTTCTcggtcgaggcggagctGGCGGTCGGGTTTGGCGGGCTGCAGGAGCGGTATGTGAGCAAGGTTGTTGGCGAGCCGTTTGTGCGGGTTTCG GCGACCGCGTCGGAACGCACACCAATGTTCAAGAACCTCGAGACGACGT GGTCGTTCAAgcccaccacgccggccgcaCCAGGACAGGAAGCCTCGGGCCCGACTCTGCTCTCCATCGACCTCGTGTTTGTGTTTGCCAACCCGCTGCACCGGATCGCGAGCCAGGCCGTGCTGCCCAAGGTGGCGGAGAAAATGGTCGAGGCGTTTGAGGATAGGTGTGTTGAAGTGTTTGGGCGGTAG
- the ndufaf3 gene encoding NADH dehydrogenase [ubiquinone] 1 alpha subcomplex assembly factor 3, with protein MLRTQLARSLRAATARPLAARAFHTTPATRLQNLFETPENPPLSVHKLTDKGFILSDGLVVPGGAIFAEGKVFLWDVDPPRGDGSQGIDKAWAGWGVERFAVFERLVPRPEILLFGTGARVIPAPPEIRDYISSLGIQLDIMDTRNAASTYNLLFEEGRTVSAALCPLLPVDPRTGGPRSA; from the exons ATGCTGAGAACACAACTAGCTCGCAGCCTGAGGGCAGCCACCGCGCGCCctctcgccgcgcgcgcattccacaccacccccgcgACGCGCCTGCAAAACCTCTTTGAAACGCCCGAGAACCCGCCGCTCTCAGTCCACAAGCTGACCGACAAGGGCTTCATCCTCTCCGACGGGCTCGTGGTCCCCGGCGGCGCAATCTTCGCAGAGGGCAAGGTGTTCTTGTGGGACGTGGACCCGCCGCGCGGGGACGGGAGCCAGGGGATCGACAAGGCGTGGGCCGGGTGGGGGGTGGAGCGGTTCGCCGTGTTTGAGCGGCTCGTCCCACGGCCAG AGATTCTCCTCTTCGGAACCGGCGCCCGCGTGatccccgccccgcccgagATACGCGACTACATCTCGTCGCTCGGCATCCAGCTCGACATCATGGACACGCGCAACGCAGCAAGCACGTACAACCTCCTCTTTGAGGAGGGCCGCaccgtgtccgccgcgctGTGCCCCCTCCTGCCCGTCGACCCGCGCACCGGCGGCCCGCGCAGCGCCTAA